A stretch of DNA from Vibrio gallaecicus:
GGCAAGGAAGTCTTCTACAGAAGCGCAGTCAGTTTTCAATGATGTAATGAAAGCGCAAAAATTCCCTGAGAAAAAGCAACAAGAGCTGGCTGATTATGTTTCATTTCGCTTAATAAATACCGACTCAGATGCGCTTGCAGTATGGCGAGATGACGTTATCAGCACAACGTCAAGACAAACGTTATTAGAGCGAAGAGCACGTCTTGCAATTCAACATGCTGATTGGTCAGGTCTTGTGAAGTGGGTATCGAAATTGGATGAATCCCATCAAGCTTCTTTACGTTGGCAATATTGGTTAGGGCGTGCTGAAGTTGAAACTGGCAAGGTAACACAAGGCAAGCAGCGATTAATGGCAATCACGGGGCAGAGAAATTTTTATAGTGTAGCGGCAGCAAAAGAAATCAAGCAGTCAATTAATTATTCGACTTCAACATTAAAGTTAGAGCGTGAAAAAGTTGCGCCTTATAAAGAAACATTAGTGCGTATCTCTGAGTTAATTGATGTAGATAAAATTGCCGCAGCAAAAAGTGAATGGAGATGGTTACTTTCGAATGTAACCAAAGAAGAAAAGGCAATGCTTGCGGCTTATGCTGCACAAAAAGGGTGGAATCACTTATCTGTGACCGCTAGTATCTCAGCCAAAATATGGGATAACATTACCCTTAGGTTTCCTGTCGCTCATAAGTGGTGGTTTAACTTTTATGCAGAGAAAAACGATCTAGATCCTATCACCTTGATGTCTCTAGCAAGGCAAGAAAGCGCACTCGATGCTGATGCTAATTCTCCGGTGGGTGCTCGTGGGATCATGCAGATTATGCCTGCTACCGCTAAATATACAGCGAAAAAATATAAGCTAGCGTATCAAGGTCGTGATGAGCTTTATGAGGTGGGTAAAAATATTGAGATTGGTAGCCACTACCTAGATGGGTTATTGAATCAATATGATAACAACCGAATCTTTGCTTTAGCAGCTTACAATGCAGGTCCAAACCGAGTGAAGCTATGGCGTAAAAGAACGGATGGTAAGCTTG
This window harbors:
- a CDS encoding transglycosylase SLT domain-containing protein encodes the protein MFSRILKSKLTALTAAIVSSISMVPDGLASVVSELEMQRINYEKAQDILDKKDLKAYQAIRPSITAYPLTPYVDYRAFLVGLDKKSPTEVRAFIAENKAFPFSNRISAPYLSALSKNKDWEGVLEYQIQEPVGEKYQCIYYRAHYEREQHEIAFNGAKQLWLSGNGVDDQCDPLFNYWDKAGLRTDELILERMLLAFENRNGKLMSYLTKQLDSEESIAQAKAMKAIYRKPEGVLTFAKKYPANDFYRSQTEFAFEKLARKSSTEAQSVFNDVMKAQKFPEKKQQELADYVSFRLINTDSDALAVWRDDVISTTSRQTLLERRARLAIQHADWSGLVKWVSKLDESHQASLRWQYWLGRAEVETGKVTQGKQRLMAITGQRNFYSVAAAKEIKQSINYSTSTLKLEREKVAPYKETLVRISELIDVDKIAAAKSEWRWLLSNVTKEEKAMLAAYAAQKGWNHLSVTASISAKIWDNITLRFPVAHKWWFNFYAEKNDLDPITLMSLARQESALDADANSPVGARGIMQIMPATAKYTAKKYKLAYQGRDELYEVGKNIEIGSHYLDGLLNQYDNNRIFALAAYNAGPNRVKLWRKRTDGKLDAYAFIEAIPFKETRGYVQNILMFETYYRDILGVDGAFLNEHEVHQNY